In a single window of the Papaver somniferum cultivar HN1 chromosome 8, ASM357369v1, whole genome shotgun sequence genome:
- the LOC113305331 gene encoding uncharacterized protein LOC113305331, with product MENLTKLKFAGLDISGNNYISWALDAELHLEAKGPGHAITEGNNASNQDRATALIFLHHHFHDDLKREYLTVKDPFTLWNYMKKRFDHLKLVILPKAQNDWLNLRLQDFRSVAAYNSALFKITSTLKLCGENVTDEQMLEKTFTTFHASNNNELLLRNHEARHVGSASVPEAHAATHFRRGNNHGNKGKYGNGKGNQRGGHKNERGKGVRYQPYQRPLKIAEPKEPKQEKGRGSSSQPPQKSV from the exons ATGGAAAATCTAACGAAACTCAAATTCGCAGGTCTTGACATCTCAGGAAATAATTATATTTCTTGGGCACTTGATGCCGAGCTTCATTTGGAAGCTAAAGGCCCCGGGCATGCTATTACGGAAGGAAACAACGCGTCCAACCAGGACCGCGCTACGGCTCTAATTTTCCTTCACCATCATTTCCATGATGATTTAAAAAGGGAATATTTGACAGTTAAAGATCCATTTACTTTATGGAACTACATGAAAAAACGGTTTGACCACCTGAAGTTGGTCATACTTCCAAAAGCTCAGAATGATTGGTTGAACTTGCGGCTGCAAGATTTTCGATCAGTGGCAGCTTATAATTCTGCTCTATTTAAAATTACCTCGACATTAAAATTGTGCGGGGAAAATGTCACTGACGAACAAATGTTAGAGAAAACATTTACAACTTTTCATGCCTCGAAT AATAATGAGCTTTTGTTAAGAAACCATGAAGCTCGTCATGTTGGTTCCGCATCGGTGCCTGAAGCACACGCTGCTACACATTTTAGACGAGGAAATAATCATGGTAACAAAGGAAAATATGGAAATGGTAAAGGAAACCAACGTGGGGGCCACAAAAATGAACGAGGAAAGGGTGTCCGTTACCAGCCGTACCAACGGCCGCTAAAAATTGCGGAACCAAAGGAACCGAAGCAAGAAAAGGGAAGGGGTTCTTCTAGTCAACCTCCTCAGAAAAGTGTTTGA